A genomic window from Salvia miltiorrhiza cultivar Shanhuang (shh) chromosome 5, IMPLAD_Smil_shh, whole genome shotgun sequence includes:
- the LOC131025896 gene encoding uncharacterized protein LOC131025896: MASSSQVNVPYLRRDTIDQTEVAISTYYRDSHFPELVETLNVVGEQCNSDLLGRFRASCFGHFTDWRPGPKSNKALHQIVSRQIVSEDDEMCFFLCGARVRFSPADYALVTGLNFGGSRFDATLQHDCSRVEAYRRFCGTRSMTIQSLIKRVCDLDRRVDDGDGSLYLRAVLVCVAHTLVLGLDARVQPWLWVLVDDLATFDRFPWGAYSYKMLCHYMHEIGTSEKYHFYGPSWTLYVWALERVPGFGHMVAASSGNPTAHPRCLRWTFRGKPRLHGLRDLFEGQLGLGEEGDANPGLIFDSSLFWALAENRRLALMGAEARLSLIHL; this comes from the exons Atggcatcttcttcacag gTGAATGTCCCATATCTTCGTCGCGACACTATAGACCAGACGGAGGTTGCTATCAGCACCTACTATAGGGATTCACATTTTCCGGAGctggttgaaactttaaatgtggTCGGCGAACAGTGCAATTCAGATTTATTGGGAAGATTTAGAGCATCATGTTTTGGGCATTTCACTGATTGGAGGCCCGGCCCGAAGAGCAATAAAGCATTACACCAGATTGTCTCGAGGCAGATTGTGTCAGAAGACGATGAGATGTGCTTCTTTCTGTGCGGAGCACGAGTCAGATTTTCCCCTGCGGACTACGCATTAGTGACTGGGCTCAATTTCGGGGGATCGAGGTTCGATGCGACATTACAGCACGACTGCAGTCGCGTGGAGGCATACCGACGATTCTGCGGTACGCGAAGCATGACCATACAGTCGCTCATCAAACGCGTGTGCGATTTGGATCGTCGAGTGGATGATGGGGATGGGAGCCTGTACCTTCGTGCTGTCCTCGTGTGTGTGGCTCACACCCTTGTTCTTGGGTTGGATGCACGGGTACAGCCGTGGCTTTGGGTTTTGGTGGATGATCTGGCTacatttgatagattcccctggGGCGCGTATTCGTATAAAATGTTATGCCATTATATGCATGAGATAGGAACCAGCGagaagtatcacttctacggtccttcgtgGACTTTATATGTCTGGGCATTGGAGCGCGTCCCGGGTTTCGGACACATGGTCGCAGCATCTAGCGGTAATCCGACAGCGCACCCTCGGTGTTTGAGATGGACTTTCAGGGGTAAGCCCCGGCTTCACGGTCTGCGCGATCTATTCGAGGGACAG CTTGGTTTGGGTGAGGAAGGTGATGCGAACCCTGGATTAATTTTTGATTCAAGCCTTTTTTGGGCTTTGGCTGAAAATCGAAGGCTAGCTTTGATGGGCGCCGAAGCTCGCCTGTCGTTGATTCACCTGTGA
- the LOC131025895 gene encoding leucine-rich repeat extensin-like protein 6, with protein sequence MNSRMLLDETPPDLENKCGGCPCNNPCIPPPSPPPPALPPPSPPPPKKQPPPPSNYCPPPPSGGQYPPNPPNIYINGPPGNLYPVDPYYDSGSDRSFSSGLTPFFITAVLGQLAF encoded by the coding sequence ATGAATTCAAGAATGCTTCTTGATGAAACCCCTCCTGATTTAGAGAACAAATGCGGCGGCTGCCCCTGCAACAACCCTTGCATCCCGCCGCCGTCTCCTCCTCCACCAGCGCTACCACCACCGTCGCCACCTCCTCCGAAGAAGCAGCCTCCACCGCCGAGCAACTACTGCCCGCCTCCTCCTAGCGGCGGCCAGTACCCACCGAACCCGCCGAACATATACATAAACGGGCCGCCCGGGAACTTGTACCCGGTTGACCCGTACTACGACTCAGGATCGGATCGGAGCTTCTCATCCGGGTTGACGCCATTCTTTATCACCGCCGTTTTAGGGCAGTTAGCTTTCTGA